A portion of the Leptospira noumeaensis genome contains these proteins:
- a CDS encoding acyl-CoA dehydrogenase family protein, whose product MIQSNYFQTNEDLKEHFYELIDWNEIVPIYENNYSDSKLYSENNNPRLEYAPSNIDEAKSFYDEILKSCGEISGMYVSQVAATVDSKGLKFENGNVIHPQEMVDVIKMYHDAGLGPVAFKRRYGGLGAPSIIKAMIAELMYRSDSSITIAVGSMGLAAILEVCASESMKEEWIPKLISGNYTVTMGLSEPDFGSDLPNITTKATKKDDEWYLTGTKRFQTVACGVNGIPGITLTLARTGTQESGARGLSFFIVENKDYAVQGIEKKLGIKASATCETVFENSKGYLVGKEGFGLVKYVMGMLNGARLSVSSQGTGIVTAAYEEALKYAKERIQFGKPIYEIPAVRRMLDRMERELAGMRCLMVEAAFSVDKYYWYEDGRTVSPEESKIGKFWEKVANTLTPISKYYNSEMCNDLVYDGLQVLGGAGYTEDYDLSRLYRDARITNIYDGTTQIQVNAAIGGITSGMSATGTFRSYLDHLAKGSESNSKLQEVRALFESIVETYKSIEKQETKEAHSFEVVESAARLVVGYLMERAKNKSTNRKELRTTWCKGFHLDSLAILSANQIRLKHMKD is encoded by the coding sequence ATGATCCAAAGTAACTACTTTCAAACCAACGAAGACCTAAAAGAACATTTTTATGAATTAATTGATTGGAATGAAATTGTTCCTATTTATGAAAATAATTATTCTGATTCAAAACTTTATTCTGAAAACAACAATCCTAGGTTAGAGTATGCTCCATCTAATATTGATGAGGCGAAATCGTTTTACGACGAGATTCTAAAGTCTTGCGGAGAAATTAGTGGAATGTATGTTTCCCAAGTAGCTGCCACTGTGGATTCCAAAGGTCTAAAATTTGAGAATGGAAACGTAATCCATCCACAAGAAATGGTAGATGTAATCAAAATGTATCACGATGCAGGGCTTGGACCTGTTGCATTCAAAAGAAGATATGGTGGACTAGGAGCACCTAGCATCATCAAAGCGATGATTGCAGAATTGATGTATAGATCGGATAGTTCCATCACCATTGCTGTGGGAAGTATGGGCCTTGCCGCCATTTTGGAAGTCTGTGCTTCTGAATCGATGAAAGAAGAATGGATTCCAAAATTAATCTCAGGAAATTATACAGTCACGATGGGATTATCAGAACCAGATTTTGGATCTGACTTACCAAACATCACCACCAAAGCTACAAAAAAAGATGATGAATGGTATCTCACTGGAACCAAAAGATTCCAAACTGTTGCTTGTGGAGTGAACGGAATCCCTGGAATTACTCTTACATTGGCGAGAACGGGCACCCAAGAAAGTGGAGCCCGGGGACTTTCATTTTTTATCGTAGAGAACAAAGATTATGCGGTGCAAGGTATCGAAAAAAAATTAGGAATCAAAGCTTCCGCCACTTGTGAAACTGTTTTTGAAAATAGCAAAGGATATCTAGTTGGTAAAGAAGGATTTGGTCTTGTTAAATACGTAATGGGAATGTTAAACGGTGCCCGTCTCAGTGTTTCCTCACAAGGAACGGGAATTGTCACTGCCGCATACGAAGAAGCTCTCAAATACGCAAAAGAAAGAATCCAATTTGGAAAACCAATTTATGAAATTCCCGCTGTCCGCCGTATGTTGGATCGAATGGAACGCGAACTTGCGGGAATGCGTTGCTTAATGGTAGAAGCTGCTTTTTCCGTTGATAAATACTATTGGTACGAAGATGGAAGAACTGTTTCTCCGGAAGAATCCAAAATTGGAAAATTTTGGGAAAAGGTGGCAAACACACTCACTCCTATTTCCAAATACTACAATTCAGAAATGTGTAATGATTTGGTATACGACGGATTACAAGTACTAGGTGGTGCAGGATATACAGAAGATTACGATCTATCTAGACTTTACCGTGATGCACGAATCACCAATATCTATGATGGAACCACTCAAATTCAAGTGAATGCGGCCATCGGTGGGATTACTTCTGGAATGAGTGCTACAGGTACTTTCCGTAGTTATTTAGATCATTTAGCAAAAGGATCTGAATCCAATTCCAAACTCCAAGAGGTTCGAGCACTTTTCGAATCCATTGTCGAAACTTACAAATCCATAGAAAAACAAGAAACAAAAGAAGCTCATAGTTTTGAAGTGGTGGAATCGGCGGCAAGACTTGTGGTAGGATACTTGATGGAAAGAGCAAAAAACAAATCCACTAACAGAAAAGAATTACGTACTACTTGGTGTAAAGGATTCCATTTGGATAGTTTAGCCATCCTTTCTGCAAACCAGATCAGACTGAAACATATGAAGGACTAA